DNA from Triplophysa dalaica isolate WHDGS20190420 chromosome 9, ASM1584641v1, whole genome shotgun sequence:
AATGACTATGTACTGAGATGGATTATGTTTATGGTCGTATAGGTCACATGCCTTGAGGACTTTTTTGGTGAAGATGATATATTCATTGCCTGTGGACCAGAGAAGTTCCGCTACCAGGATGACTTCCTGTTAGATGATAGTGGTAAGATTATGCCCATATGCTgaacaatattttatacatactgtatatattcactacacatttaaatacatttacaagaaaTATAAGACATAGAAGCAAAATGTCTTAACAAAGCGTAATGCCTTTCTCCTTGATGCAGATAAAGCAAGAACATTGACATTCTTACTTTTTTTTCTATCATTTCTATAttctattattttctatttcatttcctgtttattttcttatttttagttcTGTTAAAAAAACGTATCGTTCTGCATTATTGATAACAAATAatgtctttttctctttctcagaGTGCAGGGTGGTGAAATCGCAGTCTTACGGCCGCCTATCTTCCATGCAGGGTCGCTGCTCTCCTCGCAGTGGTGGACCCTCGAGAAGAAGCAAGTCCCCCGGTTCCACCAGCTCAGGTAaacataaaggcatttgtgtgAGTCAAAGAGATACTGTGAGATGTCCTCGAATGGCAAACTGAAATGATGTTTTGACATGTATCATCAAACTAACTGAGATTGTTGGATGTGTTCAACACTGACTCGTGAAGTCTAAACTGGGTACTTGTGAATTGATTCATTTCGAGTGTAGAATTCATACTACAGATGTAACATTGGATGCGGATGTTGGGTGTCTGTTTGGTCATATTCACATCATCAGACTCTGAGATATGGATGAATCAGATGTGTTCAAATTTGAATAGTTTTGTTTGATaagatgttttttgttaaagcaTGAGAATGTGGtactttttatattgtttcGGTGATGGAAAACCGTATCgtggacatttaaaataaacttctacattttataattacattttgtgCGTCATGAGGGAGATCACTGCCATTCTTGGAACATTGCTACTGTGCTTGCTGAACAGTTCCCGCTGGAGAAAATCCTTAAAGGCATAGTTTCCTCCATCATTTATTCCCCATTAcgtcaaatattttaaagaatgttggtaacactGAACCACTTTGACATttccaaaaatatcttcttttggtttAAGAATGACCtaatatgaaaacatttacagattttgaacaacataagggtAACGAAATTAGGTCCAGCTTTCCGGACGCCTGTCTCTGACACATTGGCACATTTGTTCAGCAGTAGGCAGAACGCATTTCAGCGGCGTTCGttgttatgttttgttgtgACATCTTGTACATGCAGTTCCCAGCCTCCCTATTTTAATGCTGCGGTTACTCAGTCCTctagtttttgtattttacctCAAACATGATtacttgtgtttttttcctAACATTCATCCTGAACATCCATTTGATCCAGGCTTTAATGTCTCTTTGCAATGGAGTAATGAATCATCATTTCCTAAAGTTGATGTTCCTAGAAAACACCGGCCATATACCTGGACCGGGTTTCGTCACTTAGTAAGCTGTATATAGATTcgtcaacaacaaaaacagaacaattaTTGTGCTTGTTCTTTAGATTTCGTATCACCGCCGGTCAGCACAAAATGACAGAAGTACCGGCTGTGCGTGCTGTTTGGTAATAAGCTGATGCTGAGCTTCAACCTCTTTCCCCGAAATGTTCAACAGGGTGCAAGGAAATAATGTGGGTGGCCATAAACCCAGTGATTAGGAACAAATTGTTTATGCTATTATTAATGTGGTTTTAGGAGAGAGCAGATATATTTGTCTACTGTGAGAGTTAGATATAAATGGTACCTTTTCGTACATAGAAATCTGCTTTCTTGCTGATGGTTTCATGCAATAAAGATACAGTAAAATATGCAATAGTTCATAGTTATTTAATGCTTTACTCTGTAATAAATGACCATGTTAACTTTTGCTAAattaatagtacattttaaaactaataACGTGGCTTTTACCTATCTGCAGTTTGTAAATGAAGCTCTTTTATTCTACACTCTCGGGTGCTTCAAAATGTTCCTCGATACCATAGATGAACCTTTTTGTTCCATAAATAACCTTTAACCCCTGAAGAACCATACTGTTTCAAAGGTTcttcatattataaaaaagtaagaaagagaccTTTTACTGAACGgttctttgtgaaaccaaaaatggttcttctatgtcatagctgtgaagaacctttttaagcacctttattttaaagagtgtagtCACCAGCTATTAAAAGTCCAATCGGAATGAAAATGCTCAATATGAACACGTCAATCAGATTAAAAACGCCCAAACCGATATGGATTGTAAGGGATGGTTTATGCCGTTTGTAATCCACTTGATAGGACATGTAAAAACTACATTCAGATTGCACAATCTGAACAAATTCAATCCGATGTGTCCATGGAAACATAGCTACTATCAGTTTCACACTGAGATGGAATGATGTATTTTCTTCATgccgcacacacacataaatgacGACTGATCCGATAGCCCATCAAATCTGTTTTCCAACCCAAAAATACCACAGTGATGCCTTCTCACTCTCTCCGCATGCTGAATTATGTCATCATATGGTAACGCACCACAGATGGCATCCAGAACAcagtgacacacaaacacaaacgtttGTTAGTTTTTATGTTCTGCCTTCATTGAACAAATGAAATACTCTTTGAAAGGAAGTCTCTGAATCATAGCATGTAATCACAGTTTTATGTGGACTTGCAAAATGCTCAGGGTACTTCAAAGATCCATTTCCAAAACCACGTCATCTGTGCACTTACGCCATTCAGAAACATCTCTGCTGTGAGATTTGGAGATCTTTTTGTAGTCACCCACACAAACTACGATACGGCATATTAATGAGGTGAACTCCACCCTCGGTGGCTCTTCATGACGCAAGGCATTGCTGAAGATTCAGTCTGCCTATGAGCAGCCAGCAGACACATTTACATCCACCTCGTCCTGCTCTCCTCCACTCATACATACTCGCGCTGTCTGACAGGGATTATGAGCACAGGAGGTGTTGTGGTTTGCTCCAGCAGTCTGCTGTACTCTAGAACAGGTAGGACAGAGAGTTTGTGCCacacttttgtaaagatttCTTTGGTTTTCTTAAGATGTGAGGTGgtttgtattttgtgtgttgttCGGGTTTGTGAAGAGGAATGTAGAGGAACATTTTTACTGACACTGTATTTGAATGTGTATGCTTTGTACATTTCGCTCTGATGATATGCTTGATAGTCTGCAAGTTGCATTTGGAACAATGCATTCTAATTTTACATTTCtgatatgtttttgtgttgattGTCACATCAAAAATGCAAGAAAcagcaaaaatgtgtttcttacttactattttgttttccagaataaatatctaaaaaaatctCATATTGAGGCACATCATCTCATTGTCATTTGAATTAtgcaatatttataaataaaataaaaatatgtttccaAATGGGGTTAGAATAATAAACTTCATTTAAGTTTCAActtaattcaataaatgtaatttataaagaGTTTTTTCCTCACTTGAAGATCTTTTTTCTTACTTTCACAACTTAGCGTGATTGTACTTCTGAAGTATGTATCTTAATTtatctaaatgtattataagaatgtttaaatatgtgtactagaaaacaagacaaacatcctcagaaatataattttttgccATGCAGCTTTGCTTATTTGACATTTAGCAACAGTTATTGAACACATCctgtatatttattaatatcaaaactatataaaaatatatattataataatagttATAATTTGCTTTGCATTTTGCTCCTATTATATTTAATGGTCAGAATGAATCAACTGGCGtgcaaaatgtaataataagaGTTTTGATTTgtcttttctttaattttagtgtaaaatataaagattttctTTGTGAGAGCCAGTAAACAGTAACCGGAGAtgaatttttctttatttcagctAATGGAACAGCAGGCAGTCAGCTGTCGACTCCACGGTCAGGAAAATCTCCCAGTCCATCAGCCACCAGTCCAGCAAGCCTGAGGAGACGGAGGGTAAGAGCTGTTACACCAAACAGTCACCTTTCACATCTGCTGTAATGACCTCCAATGATCTCTGCAATGGCTTGAATACCATTTgacacatttattcaaattagTCATCAAGCATATTTCGATTAAAAGATTAGTCTTTTTATTTCAGGTGCTATACAAACTTAATATTACAACGCTGAATCAATTGCTCTTGCAAAGTACATCCTTGCTGAATAATTCTACCTTCAGCCAAAATGTTTCCTAGCAACAACAGAGGAGTCGCCTGACCTGCCTGCATCCCGACTCTTGTGACACCATCTCAATAATACATCAATtggatgcttttaaaacattataccCTGTTTggcaaattattatttataagataAGAATTGAAATAGATTCTCATGGAGCAGCTTAAGTAGGGGTTTTGCAAGATCTGAAAAGAAGAACGTTTATTATACCATTAATCAATATCACCATTCATTTCGTCTCcatatgtttattttgcaatttttttcatGGCATAAACATTACAAGTTCTTAATTTCATGCTGTTGAACAATATTAGTTCTGTTCTCATGACAAAGCAGACGCGCTGTGAAGAAatgccaaaaaagaaaaaaaagaaaaggcatccagtttaattattatttatttccaataATGAAAAGAATGTTGTTCTCATTTTCTGACAAGGCAGAATTTATTACTTTTGTTGGCTGCAATGAACAGCTACTGGCAAGGCATTATTAACATTCAGTACAGCCCTTTTAAGTTATTCATGGTTGatggtgtttaaataaataacacttagAGCTTGATAAGACAGCAGGTGGAAAATATGTGATGGTTCAGTACATTAAACATCAGTGAACTTCACCTCACTTGCTAGGCTTCTGTTCTCAAGTATTCTTAGCACACTCAAGCTGTTTCCATAGAAACTCATCTTTATATTTTCTGGTGTTGCACCGCTTTTCAAGATGGTTAACTGAAAGATATGTTATATGGCCAAAACCACGCGGACACAACTTTTCTTTAACAAGACAAATAACAATGCTACGCCTTGAATggcttttcaaaaaaaaatatataaactggCTGTCACTcacttttgattgacagggCTCTCAGCACAGTGgctcctccctctctcttgcGTCTACCAAGGTGTGCAGCTCTATGGACGAGGGAGATGGGCCAAGAAGTGAAGGTGAGGAACCTTGGGTGATATAAAACATGTTTCCATCACAAATCAAAGAGTTTTTTCATCACTTGTATTGATCATGTTTAATCTTCATGACGTGCTCTTTGTCCCTCTAGCTGAGCTGATGGAGGATTATCCTCAGGTTCCCGCTTCCATAGCTGAGAGGTACAGAGTGGGGAGAATGATTGGAGATGGGAACTTCGCTTTGGTCCGGGAGTGTGTCGAGAGATCCACAGGACGAGAGTACGCTCTGAAGATCATTAACAAAAGCAAATGCAGGGGGAAGGTAACATTGCGATTGAAGAAGATTTTATTTGATATGTCTTATTCAAGTGTGCTTACTGCGGTGTATCCAGACAAAATGAATGCAAGACCATCtgtattgattaaataaaatggcTTGTCTGTGGCTTGTAGGAACACATGATACAGAATGAGGTGTCTATTCTTCGGAGAGTGAAGCATCCCAATATTGTTTTACTGATCGAGGAAATGGACACTTACAATGAGCTCTACCTGGTGATGGAGCTGGTCAAGGTAAAACCTGCAACAGCTGTCTAACTTTACAGAGATAAGCTTTTCTTTGGCATTACAGATGATATTACACACACTACATTATATATAACAGATTTAGAATAGAGTGTAAGCAAGGGCAAATAACTTAGggccagtgtgtcatttttttaatatttattgactattgacagaaatgcaatataataaacatactgtaactcttcagaggtgtataaagaccttacaaaatgaagcgttatgtttatattatcttaGAATGGTACAAACTGTAGCGTTTCGTCAATACGCTCTCTCATTCGACAAAGAAGTGAATATagtagttctgtgtcagccaccgtagtgcttcgaaagggtgGGGTGGAGTGAGCTTTTGGTTGCAATTCTTAGCCTCACCGCTAGGTGCCGCTAAATTCTCCACATTGCTCCACATTTTCTTTGGAGAAAAATGAATACAATCAGTTTTTGAGCAAGTACACAAAAAGCGTCTCCTTACACAACTTTAAACCTATAATAACTATTTACAATTTGAGCTGTCGTCACggtttgatgtcatttgacttcGACTTagataaaacatgtttgttttaaacagttATAGCGGCAAAAGCTACAAAATGCTGTAATTTTTATGGGATTAAATATTAGCACACATACAGAGACACTACATTATATCAGcacacataatgtaaaaaaagtgttgCCTGTACTTGTACAATGTAATCTATATTGTAAAGCAGATCAAAAAATACTATCATccaaatcatttttatggttAAGAAGTAGGTTACTAAATAGAAAATGCTATAAtcattgtataataatatatcaaaatgtgtatttgtgtgtgtgcgtgtgtgtgtaaacagggTGGTGACCTCTTTGACGCCATCACTTCCTCCAACAAGTACACAGAACGGGATGCCAGTGGGATGCTTTATAATCTCTCCAGCGCTATCAAATATCTGCACAACCATAATATTGTTCACCGCGACATCAAACCCGAGAATCTCTTGGTGGGTTGATCAATATGACAGAGAACATCTTGTTACTATACAGAACTGAAATCATAGTGTTAACCTTAAATATTCCTCCCGTGCAGAGTAAAGAGAAGCTCAGTTGGATAAGTCCAATAGACATTATATGCCATTCGAATAATATTGCTGTGAAGAAAGGAATGGCTTTGAAAAGCACATGAGATTAGCAAGTGTTTGGCCTTGTACCTATTGTCATTTAAACTCAGATAAACTGAGAACAAAGTTGCACTTAGTCTATAATTCCTTCTGTTGATCTTTCTCTTTGACGCCTGTTTATCAGACCAATCAAACTAGCAATGAAGAACCGGTCATACTTTTATTGCTTTCATGATTTTGCATGCACAAAAAGTGATTTTGCTGGacgtttatgttgttttttcaggtTTTTGAACACCAGGATGGAAGTAAATCTCTAAAACTGGGGGATTTTGGCTTGGCAACAGTTGTTGATGGACTCCTCTACACTATTTGTGGGACCCCGACCTACGTAGCTCCAGAGATCGTTGCAGAGATGGGGCGAGTCAGAACTTTTTTAACCATACTGTGCTATCCACATAGTAAGAGAACCAGAGAGGTGGTTTGGATTATAACTAAGACTGTCCTATTGTTGCAGGTATGGGTTAAAGGTTGATATCTGGGCAGCTGGGGTCATCACATACATTCTGCTTTGTGGGTTTCCACCTTTCCATGGGTAAGTAGAGAGTTATTGTGATCTAAGTGACATGTTATGAgttaaatgtgacattttgtcGCACTGGTTTTTCATTTCACAAATGAAACGACATTAGatgttttcaaatatgttttctgtaCGGTTCCCCTATTTGCTATTGGTTAACAGATTATCCACAATACTGTTTGAAACATTGTTGCAAAATCCATTACATtgcatattataaaaataaaagtgtgcaCTGACCATGCAGGGCAATGCACTGCAGTAATACATCGCTGCAGCTGGATGTCAATCTCCCTCTAGTGGCCAAATAATGTTATGTAGTTCAGACTACCGAGAATACAAAGTAGacattacaattattttttgcagtgtCACAGCAAAAgttcattgcattttttaatgaatctgCTCATTTAGGAGCACAGAGGATCAGGATGCACTTTTAGATCAGATTTTAATGGGACAGCTGGATTTCCCTCTTCCATACTGGGACAACGTATCTGACTCGGCAAAGGTCAGTGTAGCAGAACACAGATtaaaaatgtgtctgttttggagAAATATAAACTAACATCTTTCTCAATGTAGGATCTTATTACCTGCATGCTGCAGGTGGAGGTTGATCAGAGATACACAGCCTTGCAGGTGCTGGACCATCCCTGGGTCAACGTAAGACTTCATCTCTTCATTCTTCGTTTGTGTATTAATGAAAAACTACACTATTTGTCATGCTATATATGCAAGTTTggatttacaatattattttaatagcaaattatattaaaaaaaacataaaaacattaatatggTAATATACCAGTATATATACGCgcattatatgaatatatactgtatatatatagtatatatatactCAGTTTTAACTAAATTTACCAAATGCACCAAGGTTCCAGAAAATATATTGGTGACTTGGAATTAAGCACTGAAATGCATTTCTGTTCTTCTGCAGGATGAGAGATTGTGTGAGAATGAACATCAGTTGTCTGTGGCTGGcaagattaaaaaacatttccaaaccGGCTCCAAACCTAACAGCAGCCCAGCTGGAGTCTCCATCATAGCAGTAAGAATTTGACTCCTCATCAGTTTCAGTTTTTGTCTGTGATGTTTATCTTACTGTTATTAGTTTCTTCcatgcacaaaaaaataaaaataaaaaaaagatttgcaaAAAATCTTCCATCACTTTTACATTTGAGCCGTCTAGAACTGACATTCAAGATAGACATTGAGTTGTTGACATTGTTAGAATCATTATTATTTCTAACACTACACCAATTTGCTAACATAATACTTTATGATTTCTATGTACCTCCAGTTGATGTAAATTGTAATGCTAAAAAATTGACAATATTTCAtgcttatacattttgttgtagCCATAGgttatatttcatattaaaacGTGTTAACAAACATGTATTTATCCTCTCAGATTTCAAAACTCCGAAAGTGACAAATATTGTAGTACGATATCTGGGTTGATAGGCTATATATAATGATTTGTAATGTGTTTAGTAAAATCGCTCTTGATTTTGcgtatattaataatgatttaacaATGATCTCACGATACgatttctttttcaaaatgaGTTGAGACAAAAATTGTAATGGAAGAACtgcctttttattatttcttaaatgctgcacatttatttgtttaatataaatatattttatgtcaaatagcaaaaataaactgcaacTTTAAAACgaattccaaatcaaataaaaaattaataatacaagTCTCTTTGATATAAACAAACGAAGACTTTGTCTTTGCTATTCTTTgatcttttttaaatctaaGAAATATCAGTATTTTTTCAAAGTTTGCAGTAACCACAGCGGCCCCTGCTCTTCAAAACGTGTATTGCGATTCATGTAACATCTCAACCGACTTGAATCGCAACAGTTATTTGTGGAAATGAAACTGGCGAAGTGATATTTGGTATGAGGTTCTGTAGGCTGTGCTCTTATCTCAAGCTCTTGCTGTCTCATCCATCAGTTCTTTCATCGCCTTATCTCCCGACAGACTCCATCCTGTCTGACATTATTGTGTGTAACATCTCTGACATGTCTCCCTCTGTCCTTTTGCACTGCGCTTATATAATGACTGTCAGCACTGTTGTCAGGGACTGAATTCTGTTAGCCGCACAAGAAagctttattatatttgtaatacATGCATTCCATAGCGTTACTACACCCCTgcagacacaaaac
Protein-coding regions in this window:
- the dclk1b gene encoding serine/threonine-protein kinase DCLK1b isoform X2; translated protein: MELEHFDERDKAHRYSRAGSRGNGLPSPTHSAHCSLYRTRTLQALSSEKKAKKVRFYRNGDRYFKGIVYAISNDRFRSFEALLADLTRSLSDNVNLPQGVRTIYTIDGGKITSMDQLVEGESYVCGSIEPYKKLEYTKNVNPNWSVNSRTGGSERAPTSLASAKAGSSETKDNKDFIRPKLVTIVRSGVKPRKAVRILLNKKTAHSFEQVLTDITDAIKLDSGAVKRLYTVDGKMVTCLEDFFGEDDIFIACGPEKFRYQDDFLLDDSECRVVKSQSYGRLSSMQGRCSPRSGGPSRRSKSPGSTSSANGTAGSQLSTPRSGKSPSPSATSPASLRRRRGSQHSGSSLSLASTKVCSSMDEGDGPRSEAELMEDYPQVPASIAERYRVGRMIGDGNFALVRECVERSTGREYALKIINKSKCRGKEHMIQNEVSILRRVKHPNIVLLIEEMDTYNELYLVMELVKGGDLFDAITSSNKYTERDASGMLYNLSSAIKYLHNHNIVHRDIKPENLLVFEHQDGSKSLKLGDFGLATVVDGLLYTICGTPTYVAPEIVAEMGYGLKVDIWAAGVITYILLCGFPPFHGSTEDQDALLDQILMGQLDFPLPYWDNVSDSAKDLITCMLQVEVDQRYTALQVLDHPWVNDERLCENEHQLSVAGKIKKHFQTGSKPNSSPAGVSIIAPDEGFTIKRSESLDCYPHPGMYWIRYGQRVPQTGSVSMATCWQSS
- the dclk1b gene encoding serine/threonine-protein kinase DCLK1b isoform X1 — its product is MELEHFDERDKAHRYSRAGSRGNGLPSPTHSAHCSLYRTRTLQALSSEKKAKKVRFYRNGDRYFKGIVYAISNDRFRSFEALLADLTRSLSDNVNLPQGVRTIYTIDGGKITSMDQLVEGESYVCGSIEPYKKLEYTKNVNPNWSVNSRTGGSERAPTSLASAKAGSSETKDNKDFIRPKLVTIVRSGVKPRKAVRILLNKKTAHSFEQVLTDITDAIKLDSGAVKRLYTVDGKMVTCLEDFFGEDDIFIACGPEKFRYQDDFLLDDSECRVVKSQSYGRLSSMQGRCSPRSGGPSRRSKSPGSTSSANGTAGSQLSTPRSGKSPSPSATSPASLRRRRGSQHSGSSLSLASTKVCSSMDEGDGPRSEAELMEDYPQVPASIAERYRVGRMIGDGNFALVRECVERSTGREYALKIINKSKCRGKEHMIQNEVSILRRVKHPNIVLLIEEMDTYNELYLVMELVKGGDLFDAITSSNKYTERDASGMLYNLSSAIKYLHNHNIVHRDIKPENLLVFEHQDGSKSLKLGDFGLATVVDGLLYTICGTPTYVAPEIVAEMGYGLKVDIWAAGVITYILLCGFPPFHGSTEDQDALLDQILMGQLDFPLPYWDNVSDSAKDLITCMLQVEVDQRYTALQVLDHPWVNDERLCENEHQLSVAGKIKKHFQTGSKPNSSPAGVSIIATTPLDKERQVFRRRRHQDVKGTLSTFPSSTPTLVTLSPAEFTSESEDISPCSAETVRSPHSPF
- the dclk1b gene encoding serine/threonine-protein kinase DCLK1b isoform X3, with translation MELEHFDERDKAHRYSRAGSRGNGLPSPTHSAHCSLYRTRTLQALSSEKKAKKVRFYRNGDRYFKGIVYAISNDRFRSFEALLADLTRSLSDNVNLPQGVRTIYTIDGGKITSMDQLVEGESYVCGSIEPYKKLEYTKNVNPNWSVNSRTGGSERAPTSLASAKAGSSETKDNKDFIRPKLVTIVRSGVKPRKAVRILLNKKTAHSFEQVLTDITDAIKLDSGAVKRLYTVDGKMVTCLEDFFGEDDIFIACGPEKFRYQDDFLLDDSECRVVKSQSYGRLSSMQGRCSPRSGGPSRRSKSPGSTSSANGTAGSQLSTPRSGKSPSPSATSPASLRRRRGSQHSGSSLSLASTKVCSSMDEGDGPRSEAELMEDYPQVPASIAERYRVGRMIGDGNFALVRECVERSTGREYALKIINKSKCRGKEHMIQNEVSILRRVKHPNIVLLIEEMDTYNELYLVMELVKGGDLFDAITSSNKYTERDASGMLYNLSSAIKYLHNHNIVHRDIKPENLLVFEHQDGSKSLKLGDFGLATVVDGLLYTICGTPTYVAPEIVAEMGYGLKVDIWAAGVITYILLCGFPPFHGSTEDQDALLDQILMGQLDFPLPYWDNVSDSAKDLITCMLQVEVDQRYTALQVLDHPWVNDERLCENEHQLSVAGKIKKHFQTGSKPNSSPAGVSIIAPDEGFTIKRSESLDCYPHPGMYWIRPPLLIRRGRFSDEDATRM